The Terriglobales bacterium genome has a window encoding:
- a CDS encoding glutaredoxin family protein produces MELIVYSSNWCPDCHIAKRFLAKHNIPYKEIDIEETPGAAQEIVAQTGKRGIPQFVIDGVWVQPYRPGEGFLYDEMSRLLGVDDLAAND; encoded by the coding sequence ATGGAACTGATCGTGTATTCCTCCAACTGGTGTCCTGACTGCCACATTGCCAAACGATTTCTCGCCAAACACAACATTCCTTACAAAGAAATCGACATCGAGGAAACGCCCGGCGCGGCGCAGGAGATCGTAGCCCAGACGGGCAAGCGCGGTATCCCGCAGTTTGTGATTGACGGTGTCTGGGTCCAGCCTTACCGTCCCGGCGAGGGTTTCCTGTATGACGAAATGAGCAGGTTGCTTGGCGTAGACGACCTCGCCGCCAACGACTGA
- a CDS encoding chloride channel protein: protein MTQSQDHNKASHHQPRNKRPSDDASGLSVAGLVEGPIPTAVKFRMLLVSFLAAAIGAGAGVIAWVLYNLIGLFTNLSFYHQLSFRFRSPEANTLGLWVIVIPVVGGIVVGVMAKYGSSKIRGHGIPEAMEAVLVNRSKIEPKVAILKPISAAIAIGTGGPFGAEGPIIQTGGSVGSLVGQLFHMTAAERKVLLACGAGAGMAATFNTPIAAVVLAIELLLFEFKSRSFIPLVIAATIATSVHIELMGPGQMFKVSAVDFGLPAALPWYVVLGVLCGLAAVGFSKLLYWVEDQFERLPLDDMWWPAIGALGLGIIGYFVPRVLGVGYDTITAILNNQLLLKTLLLVLLFKALALVISLGSGTSGGLLAPMFMSSAAMGGAFALGLNYGLGTHLAPGAFALVAMGAVFGAASRATFTFIIFAFEITRDYNSVLPLMLVCVIADGISMFFTQTSIMTEKLARRGLHIHQDYEPDVLQSVPVSETMSTDISTIPETLTVAELARRLASNDPHLRHYAWPVVDADAKLKGIITRGDVLRALEQDPAGAMTVLEAGSKTLIVTYPDELLYTAAEKMLHNRVGRLLVVSRTDPTQMVGYLGRSGIMAARLKRLEEEHVREPGWIKRFAKR from the coding sequence ATGACACAATCGCAAGACCACAACAAGGCCTCCCATCACCAACCTCGTAACAAGCGCCCTTCTGACGATGCATCTGGACTCAGTGTCGCCGGGCTCGTCGAAGGCCCCATTCCCACGGCGGTGAAGTTTCGCATGCTGCTGGTGTCTTTTCTGGCGGCCGCGATCGGCGCCGGCGCGGGCGTCATCGCCTGGGTCCTTTATAACCTGATCGGCCTGTTCACCAACCTATCCTTTTATCACCAGCTTTCGTTTCGTTTTCGCAGCCCCGAGGCGAACACGCTCGGCCTGTGGGTGATCGTCATCCCGGTCGTCGGCGGGATCGTTGTCGGAGTCATGGCGAAGTACGGCTCCTCCAAAATCCGCGGCCACGGGATTCCCGAAGCTATGGAAGCTGTGCTCGTCAACCGCAGCAAAATCGAGCCCAAGGTGGCCATTCTGAAGCCGATCTCGGCAGCGATTGCGATCGGCACCGGCGGCCCCTTCGGCGCTGAAGGTCCCATCATCCAGACCGGTGGCTCCGTCGGCTCTTTGGTCGGCCAGCTCTTTCACATGACCGCCGCCGAACGCAAAGTACTGCTGGCCTGCGGCGCCGGCGCCGGCATGGCGGCGACCTTCAACACACCCATCGCCGCCGTCGTGCTCGCCATCGAGTTGCTGCTCTTTGAATTCAAGTCGCGTTCGTTTATCCCGTTGGTGATCGCTGCCACCATCGCCACCAGCGTGCACATCGAACTGATGGGGCCGGGACAGATGTTCAAGGTCTCGGCCGTCGACTTCGGACTACCGGCGGCGCTGCCGTGGTACGTCGTGCTCGGCGTGCTCTGCGGGCTCGCCGCGGTTGGCTTCAGCAAGCTGCTCTATTGGGTGGAAGACCAGTTCGAAAGATTGCCGCTGGACGACATGTGGTGGCCGGCCATCGGCGCGCTCGGCCTCGGCATCATCGGCTATTTCGTTCCGCGCGTGCTTGGCGTCGGCTATGACACCATCACCGCCATTCTCAACAACCAGCTGCTGCTGAAAACGCTTCTCCTGGTCTTGCTGTTCAAGGCTCTGGCGCTGGTGATCTCGCTGGGCTCGGGCACTTCCGGCGGCCTGCTGGCGCCCATGTTCATGTCGAGCGCGGCCATGGGCGGCGCTTTCGCCCTGGGACTGAATTACGGGCTCGGAACGCACCTCGCGCCGGGCGCCTTCGCGCTGGTTGCCATGGGCGCGGTATTCGGCGCGGCGTCGCGCGCCACTTTTACCTTCATCATCTTTGCCTTCGAAATCACGCGCGACTACAACTCCGTGCTGCCGCTCATGCTGGTGTGCGTCATCGCCGACGGTATTTCCATGTTCTTCACGCAAACCTCCATCATGACCGAGAAGCTGGCGCGCCGCGGCCTGCACATTCACCAGGACTATGAACCCGACGTGCTGCAATCCGTCCCGGTGTCGGAGACCATGTCTACCGACATCTCCACCATTCCTGAAACGTTGACCGTGGCGGAACTGGCGCGGCGCCTCGCCTCCAACGACCCCCACTTGCGCCACTACGCGTGGCCGGTGGTGGACGCCGATGCCAAGCTCAAAGGCATCATCACTCGGGGAGACGTGCTGCGCGCGCTGGAGCAGGACCCGGCCGGCGCCATGACGGTGCTGGAGGCAGGCAGTAAGACGCTGATCGTGACCTATCCGGATGAACTGCTCTACACGGCGGCGGAGAAGATGCTGCACAACCGCGTGGGCCGCCTGCTGGTGGTCAGCCGCACGGATCCGACGCAGATGGTGGGCTACCTGGGCCGCTCCGGAATCATGGCGGCGCGCCTGAAGCGTCTGGAAGAGGAGCACGTCCGCGAACCCGGCTGGATCAAGCGCTTTGCGAAAAGGTAG
- a CDS encoding MarR family transcriptional regulator gives MSPRGILYPNYKLMAEFRYQIRRFLRFSEDTARGGGLEPQQYQLMLTLKSMDPEVPPRIGAVAERLQIQHHSTVELVDRLVRRALIRRRRSDSDRREVMLELTPRGDKVLHELALRHWVEYRDMAPGLISALKKVIRETQTMNGSRPARSKATTRS, from the coding sequence ATGAGCCCGCGCGGAATTCTTTATCCCAACTACAAGTTGATGGCGGAATTTCGCTACCAGATCCGCCGCTTCCTGCGTTTCAGCGAAGACACCGCGCGCGGCGGCGGGTTGGAGCCGCAGCAATACCAGCTGATGCTGACCCTCAAGAGCATGGACCCTGAAGTGCCGCCGCGCATCGGCGCGGTCGCCGAGAGGTTGCAGATTCAGCATCACAGTACAGTAGAGCTTGTGGACCGGCTGGTGCGTCGCGCGTTGATCCGGCGTCGCCGTTCCGATTCCGACCGCCGCGAGGTGATGCTGGAACTTACGCCGCGTGGCGACAAAGTGCTTCACGAGCTGGCATTGCGCCACTGGGTTGAATACCGCGACATGGCTCCCGGCCTGATTAGCGCCCTGAAGAAAGTGATCCGCGAAACTCAAACCATGAATGGCTCGCGCCCCGCGCGCAGCAAGGCGACAACTCGCAGTTAG
- the purB gene encoding adenylosuccinate lyase produces the protein MIARYTRPEMGRIWSEENKFRQWLAVEIAATETLAEAGLVPHQAAKAIREKADVELARIQQIEVEVKHDVIAFTTAVAEKIGPESRWLHFGMTSNDVVDTAQALQVKAASAIILDDLKRLRDILKRRAVEFQHTAMVGRTHGMHAEPITFGLKLANWYAEMVRNLERFERAAEEMRVGKFSGAVGNFAHLEPESEEKICARLGLEPAPISSQVIQRDRHASYLATLAVIASSLDNMAVELRHLQRTEVREAEEFFSEKQKGSSAMPHKRNPVNFEQVSGLARVVRSNAQAALENVALWHERDISHSSVERIILPDSTILADYMLAKMANLIDTLVVYPERMKANLESTGGLVFSGQLLLDLVEGGTLTREEAYRIVQRHAMKAWREGGNFRERIEADPEIASRFSKKQIEKAFDLKRQLRNVDKIFARVFGESKKAKVQSKK, from the coding sequence TTGATCGCCCGTTATACGCGCCCGGAAATGGGCCGCATCTGGAGCGAGGAAAACAAGTTTCGCCAGTGGCTGGCAGTAGAAATAGCGGCGACGGAGACGCTGGCGGAAGCCGGACTGGTCCCTCACCAGGCCGCCAAGGCAATCCGCGAGAAGGCGGACGTCGAGTTGGCGCGCATCCAGCAGATCGAAGTCGAGGTGAAGCACGACGTGATTGCCTTCACAACTGCGGTTGCCGAGAAGATCGGCCCGGAGTCGCGCTGGCTGCATTTTGGGATGACCTCGAACGACGTGGTGGATACGGCGCAGGCGCTGCAGGTGAAGGCGGCGTCGGCGATCATCCTGGACGATCTGAAGCGGCTGCGTGACATCCTGAAGCGACGGGCGGTTGAATTTCAACACACGGCGATGGTGGGGCGCACGCATGGCATGCATGCCGAGCCGATCACGTTTGGCCTGAAGCTGGCCAACTGGTACGCGGAAATGGTGCGCAACCTGGAGCGCTTTGAGCGGGCGGCGGAGGAAATGCGGGTCGGTAAGTTTTCCGGCGCGGTGGGAAACTTCGCGCACCTGGAGCCGGAGTCGGAAGAAAAGATTTGTGCGCGACTGGGGTTAGAGCCGGCGCCCATCTCGTCGCAAGTGATTCAGCGCGACCGCCATGCCAGCTACCTGGCGACGCTGGCAGTGATCGCTTCCTCGCTGGACAACATGGCGGTGGAGCTTCGGCACCTGCAGCGCACCGAGGTCCGTGAGGCGGAAGAGTTCTTCAGTGAAAAGCAAAAGGGCTCGTCGGCGATGCCCCACAAACGGAACCCGGTGAACTTCGAGCAGGTGAGCGGCCTGGCGCGGGTGGTCCGGTCCAACGCGCAGGCGGCGCTGGAGAATGTGGCCCTGTGGCACGAGCGTGACATCTCGCACTCATCAGTGGAGCGCATCATCCTGCCCGACTCGACGATACTCGCTGACTACATGCTGGCGAAGATGGCGAACTTGATCGACACGCTGGTGGTCTATCCCGAGCGCATGAAAGCTAACCTGGAGAGCACGGGCGGGCTGGTATTCAGCGGGCAATTACTGCTCGATCTGGTGGAGGGCGGGACGCTGACCCGCGAAGAGGCATACCGCATCGTACAGCGCCATGCGATGAAGGCATGGCGGGAGGGCGGGAATTTCCGCGAACGGATTGAAGCGGATCCGGAGATCGCGTCGCGGTTTTCGAAGAAGCAGATCGAGAAAGCATTCGACCTGAAGCGGCAGTTGCGCAACGTAGACAAGATTTTTGCGCGGGTGTTTGGGGAAAGTAAAAAGGCGAAAGTACAAAGTAAAAAATAA
- a CDS encoding GNAT family protein has protein sequence MQASALQGTFRNFPDLRTPSMLLRRLRMEDADDVFAYARDPEMTRFVFWEPHRTLDDTREFLQRTLRGYDEGLPPVWGLQHVRDGAIIGGCAYHDISIMNLRGEVGYALARKYWGQGLMTEAVRAMIDFGFATLQLNRIEARCDVENTGSWRVMEKAGMKFEGVLRQNIILHGHPRDARMYAILRQDWESETEKVESKKQKVRSQKSEN, from the coding sequence ATGCAGGCCTCGGCGCTTCAGGGAACCTTCCGCAATTTCCCCGATCTGCGCACGCCCAGCATGCTGCTGCGGCGCCTGCGGATGGAGGATGCGGACGACGTCTTCGCCTACGCGCGGGATCCCGAAATGACTCGCTTCGTGTTCTGGGAGCCGCATCGCACCCTGGACGACACGCGCGAGTTCCTGCAGCGCACTCTCCGCGGCTATGACGAGGGACTGCCGCCGGTGTGGGGTCTGCAACACGTGCGCGACGGCGCCATCATCGGCGGTTGCGCCTATCACGACATCAGCATCATGAATTTGCGCGGGGAAGTCGGTTACGCGCTGGCGCGCAAATATTGGGGGCAGGGACTGATGACGGAGGCCGTTCGCGCCATGATCGACTTCGGTTTCGCCACGCTGCAACTCAACCGCATCGAGGCCCGCTGCGACGTGGAAAACACCGGCTCCTGGCGCGTGATGGAAAAGGCGGGAATGAAGTTTGAAGGTGTGCTTCGGCAGAACATCATTCTGCACGGCCACCCGCGCGACGCCAGAATGTACGCTATCCTGCGCCAGGATTGGGAGAGCGAGACAGAGAAAGTCGAAAGTAAGAAACAGAAAGTCAGAAGTCAGAAGTCGGAAAACTAA
- a CDS encoding alpha/beta hydrolase domain-containing protein, giving the protein MKIRLTAVLLLICAASALPARVLRVEVASRSDVLGGQSFGSVGAYERIKGRVHFAVAVANAHNRRIVDLDKAVNAKNGEVEFWSDFVLVRPKEMARGNGSMLLEVPNRGRSRIIRLVDGGDWDLSQSAGDGWLLARGYTIVALGWQWDTTGDDALRMSAPVAKDHGKTIHGLLRGDLMPSKAMDDIPLGHLIVGSIGGSEYPVAAPDDPRNTLTVRNSRTAERAVIPRAQWRFGHVVDGKFEDSNRHIHLAGGFQPGKIYEYVYAVDDPVVAGLGFAAVRDFASYAKHDKEAIAPAARVIAEGISQNGRFLRDFLYQGFNADEQGRKALDGVLAHVAGAGRGSFNYRFAQPSRDAQPTSSVFFPTDIFPFTDGEEVDPAASRKVAFGLLDLAFLEKVVPKIFFSNTSYEYWGRAASLIHTSADGKRDVPLSKEVRIYHYTGLQHFSGPFPPAKEEDDLFGQQPQSPLPIRYFWRAMIQNMDQWVRGTGTPPESRYPRIADGTLVPLEKYTFPSIPGVQRPHEVNEAWHLDFGPDWREGVLSVQPPKVGAAFPVLVPQTDEDGNERAGVRLPEVSVPLATYTGWNLRDPSIGAADQRVSFEGSFLPFAKTAEQRKKNGDPRKAVGERYSGRDDYLKRFGAALDELVRQKYLLEDDRGVLMKLGEQEWEYANK; this is encoded by the coding sequence ATGAAAATACGCCTAACTGCCGTGCTGCTGCTGATTTGTGCTGCTTCCGCCCTCCCGGCGCGCGTGCTGCGTGTTGAGGTGGCATCGAGAAGCGACGTGCTCGGCGGGCAGTCGTTTGGAAGTGTGGGCGCCTATGAGCGGATCAAGGGACGGGTGCACTTTGCGGTGGCGGTGGCCAATGCCCATAACCGGCGCATCGTGGACCTCGACAAAGCGGTCAACGCGAAAAATGGCGAGGTGGAGTTCTGGTCGGACTTCGTGCTGGTACGACCCAAAGAGATGGCGCGCGGCAACGGTTCCATGCTGCTCGAGGTCCCAAACCGCGGGCGATCGCGAATTATTAGGCTGGTGGATGGCGGGGATTGGGACCTGAGCCAAAGTGCCGGCGACGGTTGGCTGCTGGCGCGCGGGTACACGATCGTTGCGCTGGGATGGCAGTGGGATACCACCGGTGACGATGCGCTGCGCATGAGCGCGCCGGTGGCAAAAGATCATGGCAAAACCATCCACGGCCTGCTGCGGGGCGACCTGATGCCCTCGAAAGCGATGGATGACATTCCGCTCGGGCACCTGATCGTGGGCAGCATCGGCGGGAGCGAGTACCCGGTGGCGGCGCCGGACGATCCTCGGAACACGCTGACGGTGCGGAATTCAAGAACGGCGGAGCGAGCAGTGATTCCGCGAGCGCAGTGGCGCTTTGGACACGTCGTCGACGGAAAGTTCGAGGACAGCAACCGGCACATTCATCTCGCGGGAGGCTTCCAGCCGGGCAAGATTTACGAATACGTGTATGCGGTGGACGATCCGGTAGTTGCAGGACTGGGATTTGCCGCGGTGAGGGACTTCGCGTCGTACGCGAAACACGACAAAGAGGCGATCGCTCCTGCCGCGCGCGTGATTGCGGAAGGCATCTCGCAAAACGGCCGATTCCTCCGCGATTTCCTCTACCAGGGATTCAACGCGGATGAGCAGGGAAGAAAGGCGCTGGACGGGGTGCTGGCGCACGTGGCGGGAGCGGGACGGGGCAGCTTCAACTACCGGTTTGCCCAGCCCTCGCGAGATGCGCAGCCGACTTCGTCGGTGTTTTTCCCCACTGATATTTTTCCGTTTACCGATGGTGAAGAAGTGGATCCGGCGGCGAGCAGGAAAGTGGCTTTTGGACTGCTCGATCTTGCATTCCTTGAAAAGGTGGTGCCGAAAATCTTTTTCTCCAATACTTCTTACGAGTACTGGGGCCGGGCAGCGTCGCTGATCCACACCAGCGCTGACGGCAAACGTGACGTTCCGCTGTCGAAGGAAGTTCGCATTTACCACTACACCGGGCTGCAACATTTTTCCGGCCCATTTCCGCCCGCCAAAGAAGAAGATGATCTTTTCGGACAGCAGCCGCAATCGCCACTGCCCATCCGGTATTTCTGGCGCGCCATGATCCAGAACATGGACCAGTGGGTGCGCGGCACCGGCACACCGCCCGAGAGCCGATATCCAAGAATCGCCGATGGAACGCTGGTGCCGCTGGAGAAATACACGTTCCCATCGATTCCGGGAGTGCAGCGTCCGCACGAGGTCAACGAGGCGTGGCATCTCGATTTTGGGCCTGACTGGCGCGAGGGTGTGCTGAGCGTGCAGCCGCCGAAGGTGGGTGCGGCGTTCCCAGTCCTGGTCCCGCAGACGGATGAGGACGGCAATGAGCGCGCCGGCGTGAGACTACCGGAGGTCAGCGTTCCGCTGGCGACCTACACCGGCTGGAACCTGCGCGATCCTTCGATCGGAGCGGCCGACCAGCGAGTGTCGTTTGAAGGATCGTTCCTGCCGTTCGCGAAGACGGCAGAGCAACGGAAGAAGAATGGCGATCCGCGCAAGGCTGTCGGCGAGCGTTACAGCGGGCGCGATGACTACCTGAAGCGGTTTGGCGCGGCGTTGGATGAGCTGGTCCGACAGAAATATTTGCTGGAAGATGACCGCGGCGTATTGATGAAATTGGGCGAACAGGAGTGGGAGTACGCGAACAAGTAG
- the ychF gene encoding redox-regulated ATPase YchF — MKTGIIGLPQVGKTSLFKILTKAQLAPAHVNPREAHVGVAKVPDDRLDRLAALYNPRKLVHASVEYVDVAAMPAHSSKAEAKAGAGLSDAIVTNIRQVDAIAHVIRAFDDPSIPHVGDVNPLRDTQNVDFDLMISDLGQVEKRLERLQKDLKKQKTPELEKEFDLLQRCKAFLEQERPLREMEIIAEDKKRIRGFMFLSEKPILHVLNIGESPELGRELEQAVEKSNLKEAASRRNTGATAIAGKVEAELAEMPDADAAEFLSSYGMTESGLTRLIRKTYELLGLISFFTVGEDECRAWTIERGTRAVNAAGVIHTDLEHHFIRAETIHWDQLLDAGSEANARAKGTLRLEGKDYVVKDGDVMHIRHSG; from the coding sequence ATGAAGACCGGCATCATTGGCCTGCCGCAGGTAGGCAAAACATCGCTGTTCAAGATCCTTACCAAGGCGCAGCTTGCCCCGGCGCACGTCAACCCACGCGAGGCGCACGTCGGCGTTGCCAAGGTTCCGGACGACCGCCTCGACCGCCTCGCCGCTCTCTACAATCCCCGCAAGCTGGTGCACGCGTCGGTGGAGTATGTCGATGTCGCCGCTATGCCTGCGCATTCTTCCAAGGCGGAAGCCAAGGCGGGAGCAGGGCTGAGCGATGCCATTGTCACCAACATCCGCCAGGTCGATGCCATCGCGCACGTCATTCGCGCCTTCGACGATCCTTCCATCCCGCACGTCGGCGACGTCAACCCCTTGCGCGACACTCAGAACGTCGATTTTGACCTCATGATCAGCGATCTTGGCCAGGTGGAGAAACGTCTGGAGCGCCTGCAAAAAGACCTGAAAAAGCAGAAAACGCCCGAGTTGGAAAAAGAATTTGACTTGCTGCAGCGCTGCAAAGCGTTTCTCGAGCAGGAGCGCCCGCTGCGCGAAATGGAAATCATCGCCGAGGACAAGAAGCGCATCCGCGGCTTCATGTTCCTGAGCGAGAAACCCATCCTGCACGTGCTCAACATCGGCGAGAGTCCGGAGCTCGGACGCGAACTGGAACAGGCGGTCGAGAAATCCAATTTGAAGGAAGCTGCCTCGCGCCGCAATACTGGCGCCACGGCCATTGCCGGCAAGGTGGAGGCGGAACTGGCCGAGATGCCGGACGCCGATGCCGCCGAGTTTCTTTCCAGCTATGGCATGACCGAAAGCGGTCTTACACGCTTGATCCGTAAAACCTACGAGCTACTCGGTCTCATCTCGTTCTTTACCGTTGGCGAGGATGAGTGCCGCGCCTGGACCATCGAGCGCGGCACCAGGGCCGTCAATGCCGCCGGCGTGATCCACACTGACCTCGAGCATCACTTCATCCGCGCCGAGACAATTCATTGGGACCAACTGCTTGACGCCGGCTCGGAAGCCAATGCACGCGCCAAGGGCACCTTGCGACTGGAGGGCAAGGACTACGTTGTAAAGGACGGCGACGTGATGCACATACGCCACAGCGGTTGA
- a CDS encoding DUF4149 domain-containing protein codes for MTVLRFFMLLSMVIWVGGIIFFSFVVAPALFSILPTRHLSGLVVTRTLATLHWIGAICGGVFLICSFFEAFASTGNVQALSARNVLVLLMTVMTLLSQIVVSSKMAALRAEMGEIDAIPAADARRIAFNQLHRWSTGLEVVVLLLGLVTLYLVAGQWTIPVVNALSARSHSTRA; via the coding sequence ATGACCGTCCTGCGATTCTTCATGCTGCTCTCGATGGTGATCTGGGTGGGCGGAATCATCTTCTTCTCGTTCGTGGTCGCCCCCGCCCTGTTCAGCATTCTGCCCACGCGTCATCTCTCGGGACTGGTGGTCACGCGCACCCTCGCGACGCTGCACTGGATCGGCGCCATCTGCGGCGGTGTCTTCCTCATTTGTTCCTTCTTCGAAGCGTTCGCCAGCACGGGTAACGTGCAGGCCCTCTCCGCGCGCAATGTCCTGGTACTGCTGATGACGGTGATGACGCTGCTCTCGCAAATTGTCGTCAGCTCGAAGATGGCCGCGCTTCGCGCCGAGATGGGCGAAATCGACGCCATCCCTGCCGCCGACGCGCGCCGCATTGCGTTCAACCAGCTTCACCGCTGGTCTACCGGGCTGGAAGTGGTGGTGCTGCTGCTCGGTCTGGTGACGCTCTATCTGGTCGCCGGCCAGTGGACGATTCCCGTTGTGAACGCGCTCAGCGCGCGCTCCCACTCCACCCGCGCCTGA
- a CDS encoding MoxR family ATPase encodes MSSHAIQSAAARAAALQAALRTIIRGQDEIIRLALITMFAGGHLLIEGVPGVGKTTLAHALARALDCTFQRIQFTSDMLPSDVLGISMYSAVEQRFEFKRGPVFTNILLADEINRTTPKTQSALLEAMNESHVTVDGHSYSLPQPFLVIATQNPVEHHGTYPLPESQLDRFLMRVHMGYPSGTHEREILRSEVGAAQLDSIRPVLTAADVIAIQDEVTRVRVEESLVEYAMAIVSRTRESAYLSLGVSPRGGIMLYRAAQGMAFLDSRAFATPDDFKSLAAHVFAHRVVVSGRFSSTLKKSQQAEEILRDIVDSVPVPV; translated from the coding sequence ATGTCCTCTCACGCAATTCAGAGTGCGGCCGCGCGCGCGGCGGCCTTGCAGGCGGCATTGCGCACCATCATTCGCGGCCAGGACGAAATCATCCGCCTCGCTTTGATCACCATGTTCGCCGGCGGCCACCTGCTGATTGAGGGCGTACCCGGCGTGGGCAAGACAACCCTGGCGCATGCCCTGGCCCGCGCCTTGGATTGCACGTTTCAGCGCATCCAATTCACCAGTGACATGCTGCCCAGCGACGTGCTCGGCATTTCCATGTACTCGGCGGTCGAGCAACGCTTCGAATTCAAGCGCGGGCCGGTGTTCACCAACATCCTGCTCGCGGATGAGATCAATCGCACCACTCCCAAAACGCAGTCGGCGCTGCTGGAAGCCATGAATGAATCCCACGTCACCGTGGACGGACACTCCTATTCCCTGCCGCAACCGTTTCTTGTCATCGCCACGCAAAATCCAGTCGAGCACCACGGCACTTATCCTTTGCCGGAATCGCAGCTGGACCGCTTCTTGATGCGCGTGCACATGGGCTATCCTTCGGGCACCCACGAACGTGAGATTCTGCGGTCCGAGGTCGGCGCCGCCCAGCTCGACAGCATCCGTCCGGTGCTGACCGCCGCCGACGTAATTGCAATCCAGGATGAAGTCACGCGCGTTCGCGTGGAAGAATCGCTGGTGGAGTACGCGATGGCTATTGTCAGCCGCACTCGCGAATCGGCCTACTTGTCGCTCGGCGTTTCGCCGCGCGGCGGCATCATGCTCTACCGGGCTGCGCAGGGAATGGCCTTCCTCGACAGCCGCGCCTTTGCCACGCCCGACGATTTCAAATCCCTTGCCGCCCATGTCTTTGCCCACCGCGTCGTCGTCAGCGGACGCTTCTCCTCCACTCTGAAGAAATCCCAGCAGGCGGAGGAGATTTTGCGCGACATCGTCGACAGCGTTCCGGTCCCGGTATAA